Proteins from one Limanda limanda chromosome 9, fLimLim1.1, whole genome shotgun sequence genomic window:
- the foxd3 gene encoding forkhead box protein D3 isoform X1: protein MTLSGGSDRAGDMSGHTVLTAEDVDIDVVGEGDDEGMEGQGGDSDCDSPVGGGILLRDLRGGEPGDEEEEAEEDDIEVEKEEMGSGGGSPGCESSGEGGEPGTGNKGEGPEGGSGSGGSLQKPKSSLVKPPYSYIALITMSILQSPQKKLTLSGICEFISSRFPYYREKFPAWQNSIRHNLSLNDCFVKIPREPGNPGKGNYWTLDPASEDMFDNGSFLRRRKRFKRVQPDMLRDQTALMMQSFGAYGLGGPYGRHYGIHPAYTHPAALQYQYMPPVGPMLPPGVPLLPSVELNRKVFNSQLSPSLQMQLSSLSSASMIKSEPSNRPSFSIENIIGVSSASSVSPQAFLRPPVTVQSALLSAQSLSLSRSSAAIAPLLSVPSSLLSGHGLSSATTLSKWPSQ, encoded by the coding sequence atgacCCTGTCTGGAGGCAGCGACCGAGCCGGGGACATGTCCGGCCACACCGTGCTCACCGCGGAGGACGTGGACATCGACGTGGTGGGCGAGGGGGACGACGAGGGCATGGAGGGACAGGGGGGAGACAGCGACTGCGACAGCCCGGTGGGGGGAGGCATCCTCCTGCGAGACCTCCGAGGAGGGGAGCCcggggacgaggaggaggaggcggaggaggatgACAtcgaggtggagaaggaggagatgggCTCCGGCGGAGGGAGTCCGGGCTGCGAGAGCTccggggagggaggagagcccGGCACCGGGAATAAGGGAGAGGGTCCGGAGGGGGGCTCCGGGTCGGGGGGCTCCTTGCAGAAACCCAAGAGCAGCCTGGTGAAGCCCCCGTACTCCTACATCGCCCTCATCACCATGTCCATCCTGCAGAGCCCGCAGAAGAAGCTCACCCTCAGCGGGATCTGCGAGTTCATCAGCAGCCGCTTCCCGTACTACCGGGAGAAGTTCCCGGCCTGGCAGAACTCCATCCGGCACAACCTGTCCCTCAACGACTGCTTCGTGAAGATCCCCCGGGAACCAGGTAACCCCGGGAAGGGCAACTACTGGACCCTGGACCCGGCGTCCGAGGACATGTTCGACAACGGCAGCTTCctaaggaggaggaagaggttcaAGCGGGTCCAGCCGGACATGCTCCGGGACCAGACGGCCCTCATGATGCAGAGCTTCGGTGCCTACGGCCTCGGGGGTCCCTACGGCAGGCACTACGGGATCCACCCGGCCTACACCCACCCGGCGGCCCTGCAGTACCAGTACATGCCCCCGGTGGGACCCATGCTGCCGCCGGGGGTCCCTCTCCTGCCCTCGGTGGAGCTGAACCGCAAGGTGTTCAACTCCCAGCTCAGCCCGAGCCTCCAGATGCAGCTCAGCAGCCTCAGCTCGGCGTCCATGATCAAGTCGGAGCCGTCCAACAGACCCTCGTTCAGCATCGAGAACATCATCGGGGTCTCCAGCGCCTCCTCCGTGTCGCCCCAGGCCTTCCTGCGGCCCCCGGTGACCGTGCAGTCGGCCCTGCTGAGCGCTCAGTCCCTGTCTCTGTCCCGGAGCTCCGCGGCCATCGCCCCCCTCCTCAGCGTcccctccagcctcctctcAGGACACGGCTTGTCCTCCGCGACCACCCTGTCCAAGTGGCCGTCACAATGA
- the foxd3 gene encoding forkhead box protein D3 isoform X2 — protein sequence MTLSGGSDRAGDMSGHTVLTAEDVDIDVVGEGDDEGMEGQGGDSDCDSPEAEEDDIEVEKEEMGSGGGSPGCESSGEGGEPGTGNKGEGPEGGSGSGGSLQKPKSSLVKPPYSYIALITMSILQSPQKKLTLSGICEFISSRFPYYREKFPAWQNSIRHNLSLNDCFVKIPREPGNPGKGNYWTLDPASEDMFDNGSFLRRRKRFKRVQPDMLRDQTALMMQSFGAYGLGGPYGRHYGIHPAYTHPAALQYQYMPPVGPMLPPGVPLLPSVELNRKVFNSQLSPSLQMQLSSLSSASMIKSEPSNRPSFSIENIIGVSSASSVSPQAFLRPPVTVQSALLSAQSLSLSRSSAAIAPLLSVPSSLLSGHGLSSATTLSKWPSQ from the exons atgacCCTGTCTGGAGGCAGCGACCGAGCCGGGGACATGTCCGGCCACACCGTGCTCACCGCGGAGGACGTGGACATCGACGTGGTGGGCGAGGGGGACGACGAGGGCATGGAGGGACAGGGGGGAGACAGCGACTGCGACAGCCCG gaggcggaggaggatgACAtcgaggtggagaaggaggagatgggCTCCGGCGGAGGGAGTCCGGGCTGCGAGAGCTccggggagggaggagagcccGGCACCGGGAATAAGGGAGAGGGTCCGGAGGGGGGCTCCGGGTCGGGGGGCTCCTTGCAGAAACCCAAGAGCAGCCTGGTGAAGCCCCCGTACTCCTACATCGCCCTCATCACCATGTCCATCCTGCAGAGCCCGCAGAAGAAGCTCACCCTCAGCGGGATCTGCGAGTTCATCAGCAGCCGCTTCCCGTACTACCGGGAGAAGTTCCCGGCCTGGCAGAACTCCATCCGGCACAACCTGTCCCTCAACGACTGCTTCGTGAAGATCCCCCGGGAACCAGGTAACCCCGGGAAGGGCAACTACTGGACCCTGGACCCGGCGTCCGAGGACATGTTCGACAACGGCAGCTTCctaaggaggaggaagaggttcaAGCGGGTCCAGCCGGACATGCTCCGGGACCAGACGGCCCTCATGATGCAGAGCTTCGGTGCCTACGGCCTCGGGGGTCCCTACGGCAGGCACTACGGGATCCACCCGGCCTACACCCACCCGGCGGCCCTGCAGTACCAGTACATGCCCCCGGTGGGACCCATGCTGCCGCCGGGGGTCCCTCTCCTGCCCTCGGTGGAGCTGAACCGCAAGGTGTTCAACTCCCAGCTCAGCCCGAGCCTCCAGATGCAGCTCAGCAGCCTCAGCTCGGCGTCCATGATCAAGTCGGAGCCGTCCAACAGACCCTCGTTCAGCATCGAGAACATCATCGGGGTCTCCAGCGCCTCCTCCGTGTCGCCCCAGGCCTTCCTGCGGCCCCCGGTGACCGTGCAGTCGGCCCTGCTGAGCGCTCAGTCCCTGTCTCTGTCCCGGAGCTCCGCGGCCATCGCCCCCCTCCTCAGCGTcccctccagcctcctctcAGGACACGGCTTGTCCTCCGCGACCACCCTGTCCAAGTGGCCGTCACAATGA